Proteins from one Pontibacter korlensis genomic window:
- a CDS encoding aminotransferase class I/II-fold pyridoxal phosphate-dependent enzyme gives MNYRPGRIFLSVPHMGGHEKNYALKAIEDNWVTTAGPNLPGFEHDICQHTNARHAVALSSGTAALHLALRLVGVQPGDEVLCSTFTFVASANPILYLGAQPVFIESEPDTWNMSPEALHEAIADRLRLGKRPAAIMLVHLYGMPAKLKEIIAIADQYGIPVVEDAAEALGSRYSGHQVGTFGRLGAFSFNGNKIITTSGGGALISEDEQLIENARFLSTQAKDPAPFYQHSQMGYNYRMSNISAGIGRGQMEVLEKRIKQRRDIFNFYRQQLGHIEGLEFQVEPKACFSNRWLTTVLLPEPHTPASIQSALEEENIETRPLWKPMHLQPLFEHHPYVGNNLSGRLFERGLCLPSSSSLTEEELDKVVKHLKRLLEV, from the coding sequence ATGAATTACAGGCCAGGACGTATCTTCCTTTCAGTGCCACACATGGGTGGGCATGAGAAGAACTATGCTTTGAAAGCTATAGAAGATAATTGGGTAACAACTGCCGGCCCTAATCTTCCAGGTTTTGAGCACGACATCTGCCAGCACACTAATGCACGTCATGCCGTTGCCCTCAGCTCAGGGACTGCGGCCCTGCACCTTGCCTTACGCTTAGTAGGTGTTCAGCCCGGAGACGAAGTACTCTGCTCCACCTTTACTTTTGTGGCCTCTGCCAACCCTATTTTATACCTGGGAGCACAGCCGGTGTTTATAGAAAGCGAGCCGGACACGTGGAACATGAGCCCTGAGGCTCTGCACGAAGCAATTGCCGACCGCCTGCGCCTGGGTAAACGCCCTGCCGCCATCATGCTGGTACATTTGTATGGCATGCCTGCCAAGTTGAAGGAGATCATAGCCATTGCCGACCAGTATGGTATTCCGGTAGTAGAGGATGCAGCCGAAGCACTTGGCTCCCGTTACAGTGGCCACCAGGTAGGTACTTTTGGTCGCTTGGGTGCTTTTTCGTTCAACGGCAACAAGATCATTACAACCTCGGGAGGCGGTGCGCTTATTTCTGAGGATGAGCAACTGATCGAAAACGCCAGGTTTCTCTCCACTCAGGCTAAAGACCCCGCACCTTTTTATCAGCATTCGCAGATGGGCTACAACTACCGCATGAGCAACATTAGTGCGGGTATAGGCCGAGGGCAGATGGAGGTACTGGAGAAGCGCATAAAGCAGCGTCGTGATATCTTCAACTTTTACAGGCAGCAGTTAGGGCACATCGAGGGACTGGAGTTCCAGGTAGAGCCGAAAGCCTGCTTCTCTAACCGTTGGCTCACCACTGTGCTGCTGCCGGAACCGCACACGCCGGCAAGTATACAAAGCGCACTGGAGGAGGAGAATATCGAAACACGACCGCTGTGGAAGCCTATGCACCTGCAGCCTCTCTTCGAGCACCACCCTTACGTTGGCAACAACCTTAGCGGAAGACTTTTTGAGCGGGGCCTCTGCTTACCGAGCAGCAGCAGCCTAACAGAAGAAGAGCTGGATAAGGTGGTTAAGCACCTGAAGCGGCTACTGGAGGTATAA
- a CDS encoding AraC family transcriptional regulator has product MCQMEFPTEYIGLVKDVIYSVCRDEEATGKFCKKINLPIEELDTPSMQVRLDVVERVFSALRQQVGQEHVGLLCGSKASESVWGLVGHLVQVSPNLQAAMANLCQYYICFSNAVEFKLQQEPDATTLELIPVPGWKEEYPYSCRQCVEFNMAAALHIASNLVKQPIAPKKVEIAFIQPKESSTYELLFKAPVKFNATTSKLYFAPQAMKLSIAGSCTVLYNKFKQMLQDELLCSTLGGNFRSLVKREVQKRLGEHTACSIELIADSLCMSVRSLQRRLSLEGTSFHQEVEEVKKQVAQQLMKAKQYNISEISFMLGYNDCSAFRKAFKKWTGLNPKAFSMLQQV; this is encoded by the coding sequence AACAGGTAAGTTTTGCAAGAAGATAAACTTACCTATTGAAGAGTTGGATACACCCAGTATGCAGGTGCGTTTGGATGTAGTGGAGCGGGTGTTTTCAGCTCTGCGGCAGCAAGTAGGGCAGGAGCATGTGGGGTTACTTTGTGGTTCGAAAGCCAGCGAATCAGTCTGGGGGCTGGTAGGGCACCTTGTGCAGGTCAGCCCAAATTTACAAGCCGCTATGGCAAACCTTTGCCAATACTATATCTGCTTTTCTAACGCCGTTGAGTTTAAACTGCAGCAGGAGCCAGACGCTACTACATTAGAATTGATACCTGTACCGGGTTGGAAGGAAGAATATCCGTATTCATGCCGGCAATGTGTGGAGTTTAATATGGCAGCTGCCTTGCATATTGCCTCTAACCTGGTAAAACAACCTATAGCGCCAAAAAAGGTGGAAATAGCTTTTATCCAGCCAAAAGAGTCGTCGACATATGAGCTTCTCTTCAAAGCACCTGTAAAGTTTAATGCCACCACTAGTAAGCTATACTTTGCGCCCCAAGCCATGAAGCTTTCGATAGCAGGATCCTGTACAGTTCTGTATAACAAGTTCAAACAGATGCTACAGGACGAACTGTTATGCAGCACGCTAGGGGGCAACTTTAGATCATTAGTTAAACGAGAAGTACAGAAACGGCTAGGAGAACATACTGCATGTTCTATTGAGTTGATAGCTGATAGCTTGTGTATGTCTGTGCGCTCCCTGCAGCGCAGGCTCAGCCTGGAGGGAACGAGTTTTCATCAGGAAGTAGAGGAGGTAAAGAAACAGGTTGCCCAGCAGCTCATGAAGGCAAAGCAATACAACATATCTGAAATCTCGTTCATGCTGGGCTACAACGATTGCAGTGCTTTCCGAAAAGCTTTTAAAAAATGGACTGGCCTAAACCCCAAAGCCTTTTCAATGCTGCAGCAAGTATAA
- the ispE gene encoding 4-(cytidine 5'-diphospho)-2-C-methyl-D-erythritol kinase has protein sequence MLDFPNAKINLGLYITEKRPDGFHNLQSCFYPVRWCDALEILPSEQERFDMTGLPVPGNPETNLCLKAYKLLQKDYNLPPVHMHLHKVIPMGAGLGGGSADAAFTLRLLNQMFELDLSAESLENYARQLGSDCAFFVQNKPVIATERGDVFTPVELSLSGYTCVIVYPELHITTAEAYGSIVPKQPTCTMQMLLKQDVKVWREVLKNDFEEALFPKYPELPQIKQELYEAGAAYASMTGSGSAIYGLFEGEGPDESVFSGQYTVWKGLL, from the coding sequence ATGCTTGATTTCCCGAACGCCAAGATAAACCTCGGCCTCTACATCACTGAAAAACGCCCTGATGGCTTCCATAACCTACAGTCGTGCTTTTACCCGGTGCGCTGGTGCGATGCTTTGGAAATACTGCCTTCGGAGCAGGAAAGGTTTGACATGACGGGGCTACCTGTTCCGGGAAATCCAGAGACGAACCTGTGCCTGAAAGCTTACAAGCTGCTGCAAAAGGACTATAACCTGCCGCCGGTGCACATGCACCTGCATAAGGTAATACCTATGGGAGCTGGCCTGGGAGGCGGATCTGCGGATGCCGCTTTTACGTTGCGCCTGCTGAACCAAATGTTTGAGCTTGACTTAAGTGCGGAGAGCCTTGAGAACTATGCCCGCCAATTGGGGTCAGACTGTGCCTTTTTTGTGCAGAACAAGCCGGTTATAGCGACAGAACGAGGTGATGTATTTACGCCTGTAGAATTATCACTGAGTGGCTATACTTGTGTAATAGTGTACCCGGAGTTGCATATTACCACGGCCGAGGCGTATGGTAGCATTGTGCCCAAGCAGCCAACTTGTACCATGCAGATGTTGCTGAAGCAGGATGTGAAGGTGTGGCGTGAGGTGCTGAAGAATGATTTTGAGGAGGCGCTGTTTCCCAAATACCCGGAGCTGCCACAAATAAAACAGGAACTGTATGAGGCCGGAGCCGCCTATGCATCCATGACAGGTTCAGGCTCCGCAATCTACGGCCTTTTTGAAGGCGAAGGACCGGATGAATCAGTCTTTTCGGGGCAGTACACCGTCTGGAAAGGCTTGCTGTAG